The following proteins are encoded in a genomic region of Candidatus Aminicenantes bacterium:
- a CDS encoding tetratricopeptide repeat protein, protein MSNHRIKLWSILAVLVLFTAGFASAQAGRGIGHIGGTVTDLEDNPLEGAKVIITFSQNASLKRDCLSNKKGEWSFLGLGTGNWNLVSYAKGFDPVNQPIYVSQLAVNPPVRIKLKKSEKPGGGLIEDEASFAFLENGNKLFREGKYDEAVVQFETFIQKNPLAYQVRLSIGDCYREKGDFEKATAIYNEIIERSKTDAALGKDMMAKAMAGLGNIMLKQNKLPEAQDYFKQSIEASPKDEVLAYNVGEIFFSNQGYDEAIKYFTLASQIKPDWPDSYLKLGMVYLNKADNANAIAKFEKFLTLEPDGDRAAQARSILGMIKK, encoded by the coding sequence ATGAGCAACCATAGAATCAAACTCTGGAGCATCCTGGCCGTCCTCGTGCTCTTCACCGCGGGCTTCGCTTCGGCCCAGGCCGGGCGCGGCATCGGCCACATCGGCGGCACGGTGACCGACCTCGAAGACAACCCCCTCGAAGGCGCCAAGGTGATCATCACTTTTTCCCAGAACGCGAGCCTGAAGCGGGACTGCCTGAGCAATAAAAAGGGCGAGTGGTCGTTCCTCGGACTCGGCACCGGCAACTGGAACCTGGTCTCATACGCCAAGGGCTTCGACCCGGTCAACCAGCCCATCTACGTCAGCCAGTTGGCCGTCAATCCTCCGGTTAGGATCAAGCTGAAAAAGTCCGAAAAGCCGGGCGGCGGCCTGATCGAGGACGAAGCCTCCTTCGCCTTCCTCGAAAACGGCAACAAGCTCTTCCGCGAGGGCAAGTATGACGAGGCCGTCGTCCAATTCGAGACCTTCATCCAGAAGAACCCCTTGGCCTACCAGGTTCGCCTCTCGATCGGCGACTGCTACCGCGAGAAGGGGGACTTCGAGAAGGCCACCGCAATCTATAACGAGATCATCGAGCGGTCCAAGACCGACGCCGCCCTGGGCAAGGACATGATGGCCAAGGCCATGGCCGGCCTGGGCAACATCATGCTCAAGCAGAACAAGCTCCCCGAGGCCCAGGACTACTTCAAGCAGTCCATCGAGGCCTCGCCCAAGGACGAGGTTCTGGCCTACAACGTCGGCGAGATTTTCTTCTCCAACCAGGGCTACGATGAGGCCATCAAGTACTTCACCCTGGCCTCCCAGATCAAGCCCGACTGGCCCGATTCCTACCTCAAGCTCGGCATGGTCTACCTGAACAAGGCGGACAACGCCAACGCCATCGCCAAGTTCGAAAAATTCCTGACCCTGGAGCCGGATGGTGACCGGGCCGCGCAGGCCAGGAGCATCCTGGGCATGATCAAGAAGTAA
- a CDS encoding GWxTD domain-containing protein gives MKRSVRLAAALLALMTAAACAAARLERLLDPDSRDFLSKVRYIITREERRMFRNLPAAARPAFVNDFWTKRDPDPSTEENEFKIQYFQRLEEANFLFNEGRGSEPGWLQDRGRIYILLGQPDERQQFPRGMTFYDIPTEIWLYGWFPIVFRDPNWNGNYRLEADSAIQLAEIMKTQLAWKPEVKAQAGILEFKTELRVEAKGKALLRVLVPYRKIWFKDEEGTLTAVLTIKAEALDAKDVRLWETTTEKPLRFTPEELTKIGRGKIAIEIPLSLPAGKSVLEVTLTNSGDGAKISKRVPVKN, from the coding sequence ATGAAACGATCCGTGCGCCTGGCGGCCGCTCTCCTCGCCTTGATGACCGCGGCCGCTTGCGCCGCGGCCCGGCTGGAACGCCTACTCGATCCCGACAGCCGGGATTTTCTGTCCAAGGTCCGGTACATCATCACCCGGGAAGAGCGGCGGATGTTCCGCAACCTGCCGGCGGCCGCCAGGCCCGCCTTCGTCAACGACTTCTGGACCAAGCGCGACCCCGACCCCTCGACCGAGGAGAACGAGTTCAAGATCCAGTACTTTCAGCGCCTCGAAGAGGCGAACTTTCTTTTCAACGAAGGCCGGGGCAGCGAGCCGGGCTGGCTGCAGGACCGCGGCCGGATCTATATCCTGCTCGGCCAGCCGGACGAGCGCCAGCAATTCCCCCGGGGCATGACCTTTTACGACATCCCGACTGAAATCTGGCTCTACGGCTGGTTCCCGATCGTTTTCCGCGACCCCAACTGGAACGGCAACTATCGGCTGGAGGCGGACAGCGCCATTCAGCTGGCCGAGATCATGAAGACCCAATTGGCCTGGAAGCCCGAGGTCAAGGCGCAGGCCGGGATTCTGGAGTTCAAGACCGAGCTGCGGGTCGAAGCGAAGGGGAAAGCGCTTTTGCGCGTCCTCGTCCCTTACCGCAAGATCTGGTTCAAGGACGAGGAGGGAACGCTCACCGCCGTCCTGACCATTAAGGCGGAAGCTCTCGACGCCAAGGATGTCCGGCTCTGGGAGACTACGACCGAAAAGCCCCTGCGCTTCACCCCGGAGGAGCTGACCAAGATCGGCCGCGGCAAGATAGCGATTGAGATCCCGCTGTCCCTGCCGGCCGGCAAATCAGTCCTCGAAGTGACCCTGACGAACTCCGGCGACGGAGCCAAGATTTCCAAGCGCGTGCCGGTGAAAAATTAG
- a CDS encoding GWxTD domain-containing protein: MMKNRRIRLICLLLAVACLASVAAAADQSKKKSPKDLPLQYRRWIEEEVVYIISPKEKDVFLQLETDRERETFIKAFWKQRDETPETDKNEYREEHYRRIAYANQWLGRDTPTAGWRTDQGRIYILLGEPKEIERFENIPELRPTIIWFFDTKGDTRLPAAFNVVFFKPEGAQEYKIYSPIKDGPQHLLMHYSGDATDYEAAFYQIQSVEPAVAQVSLTLIPGDSVMTDRPSMATEILLSQNIPASGYEKVKDDYAEKLLRYKDIIEVDYSTNWINNDSIMGVFRDANGQAFVHLAIEPSKLNFQTSTQGYHTEMDIEGRVTDAANPGRTIYQFNRSVPLDVNDAQLTAIRAKLFSYQDLFPLIPGRFKLNVMWKNRVSKEFTSAEAEILVPKADEFALNAPILANKANKSSSYRGATKAFLLNDIQLVPSPRNDFQQSDTLSVFSQMINAPADVRNGGSIEYAILREGVPFKSFVRTVAEIPDKTNLYEEISLTDFPPAQYRLQITVRDADRKSRLTGKADFYITPMLTLPRPFVLSLTHAASTEPASLHILGTEYLAVDDTAKARPLLQAAYARQPGEIKYALDYARLLLREKDYAGVKSVAAAYLVDDRKWDFLQLAAQAHQGAGELEPAIARYKEYLAHFGTNIEILNAIGECYFNLGNFPEALVAWERSLQINLNQPQLKERVKTLKDKK, encoded by the coding sequence ATGATGAAAAACCGCCGTATCCGACTCATTTGCCTACTGTTAGCCGTTGCCTGCCTAGCCTCCGTGGCGGCCGCGGCCGATCAATCCAAGAAAAAATCTCCCAAGGACCTGCCGCTCCAGTACCGCCGCTGGATCGAAGAGGAAGTCGTCTATATCATCTCGCCGAAGGAAAAGGACGTCTTCCTCCAGCTCGAGACCGATCGCGAGCGGGAGACCTTCATCAAGGCCTTCTGGAAGCAGCGCGACGAGACGCCGGAAACCGATAAGAACGAGTACCGCGAAGAGCATTACCGGCGCATCGCCTACGCCAACCAATGGCTGGGCCGCGACACGCCGACGGCGGGCTGGCGGACGGACCAGGGCCGCATTTACATCCTGCTCGGCGAGCCCAAGGAGATCGAGCGCTTCGAGAACATCCCCGAGCTCCGGCCGACCATCATCTGGTTCTTCGACACCAAGGGCGACACGCGCCTGCCCGCGGCCTTCAACGTCGTCTTCTTCAAGCCCGAGGGGGCCCAGGAATACAAGATCTATTCGCCCATCAAGGACGGCCCCCAGCACCTGCTGATGCACTATTCGGGGGACGCGACCGATTATGAGGCGGCCTTCTACCAGATCCAGTCGGTCGAGCCGGCCGTGGCCCAGGTCTCGCTGACCCTCATCCCGGGGGACTCGGTCATGACCGACCGGCCCTCGATGGCCACCGAGATCCTGCTCAGCCAGAACATCCCGGCCTCCGGCTATGAGAAGGTCAAGGACGACTACGCCGAGAAGCTCCTCCGCTACAAGGACATCATCGAGGTCGACTACTCCACCAACTGGATCAACAACGACTCGATCATGGGGGTCTTCCGGGACGCCAACGGGCAGGCCTTCGTCCACCTGGCCATCGAGCCGAGCAAGCTGAATTTCCAGACCTCGACCCAGGGCTACCACACCGAAATGGACATTGAAGGCCGGGTCACCGACGCGGCCAACCCCGGCCGGACCATCTACCAGTTCAACCGCAGTGTCCCCCTGGACGTCAACGACGCCCAGCTCACCGCCATCCGGGCCAAGCTGTTCAGCTACCAGGACCTCTTTCCCCTTATCCCGGGACGATTCAAGCTGAACGTAATGTGGAAGAACCGGGTCTCCAAGGAATTCACCTCGGCCGAAGCCGAGATCCTCGTCCCCAAGGCGGACGAATTCGCCCTCAACGCCCCCATCCTGGCCAACAAAGCCAATAAGTCGTCGAGCTACCGGGGAGCGACCAAAGCCTTCCTGCTCAATGACATCCAGCTTGTCCCCTCGCCCCGCAACGACTTCCAGCAAAGCGACACCCTGTCGGTCTTCAGCCAAATGATCAACGCCCCCGCCGACGTCCGCAACGGCGGCTCGATCGAATACGCCATCCTGCGCGAAGGCGTCCCCTTCAAGTCCTTCGTCCGGACCGTGGCCGAGATCCCGGACAAGACGAACCTCTACGAGGAGATTTCGCTGACCGACTTCCCGCCGGCCCAGTATCGGCTCCAGATCACCGTCCGCGACGCCGATCGGAAGAGCCGGCTGACGGGAAAAGCGGATTTCTACATCACGCCGATGCTGACCCTGCCCCGCCCCTTCGTGCTCTCCCTGACCCACGCCGCTTCGACCGAGCCGGCCAGCCTGCACATCTTGGGCACCGAGTACCTGGCCGTGGACGACACGGCCAAGGCCCGGCCTCTGCTTCAAGCGGCCTACGCGCGCCAACCGGGCGAAATCAAATATGCCCTGGACTATGCCCGCCTCTTGCTGCGGGAGAAGGACTACGCCGGCGTCAAGTCGGTCGCCGCCGCCTATCTGGTCGACGACCGCAAATGGGACTTCCTCCAGCTCGCCGCCCAAGCCCACCAGGGGGCCGGCGAGCTCGAACCGGCCATCGCCCGCTACAAGGAATACCTGGCCCATTTCGGGACCAACATCGAAATCCTGAACGCGATCGGCGAATGCTACTTCAACCTGGGCAACTTCCCCGAAGCCCTGGTGGCCTGGGAGAGATCACTCCAGATCAACCTCAACCAGCCCCAGCTCAAGGAGCGGGTGAAAACCCTCAAGGACAAAAAATGA